Genomic DNA from Desulfurella sp.:
TAAATCTTTATCAGAATGCCAAGCTATTTGTATTTCCATCTTTATTTGAAGGTTTCGGTTTGCCTCCACTTGAAGCTTTATCGCTTGGATGTCCTGTAGTTGCTTCCAACATTCCAGTACTTAGAGAAATCTTAGGAGAGAAAATAGCTTGTTTTAACCCTTATGATATTGAAGATATGATAGAGAAATTGTTGAGTGCTATAACTAATGAAAATTCTAGAATCGATCTACTTAAGGCAGGCAAAAACAGGCTAAAATTGTTTGACAAAGACAAAATAATTGATGAACACATAGATTTATTTAACGAAATTTTGGTGGAGGGTAAATGAAAGTTCTGCACCTTGGTAAATTTTGTCCGCCAAACGAAGGGGGTATTGAGCTCTTTTCTTATGATTTGCTTGAATATTTGAACTTTAAAGGAATAAAGGCTGATCTACTATGTTTTGATTACAATAACAAAAATTCAAATTACAGGCTTTTTGATTACTATGGGTGTAAAATGAATATAAAACTCAATTCTGCTCCAATATCTTATAATTATCTTAAAAATTTTTTTAAGATAGCAGAAGAATACGACATAATACATTCGCATGTTCCTAATCCTCTTGCGGATTTTTTGTCTTTATTCACAAATAAAAAGCTTATAATCCATTGGCACTCTGACATAGTAAAGCAAAAAATTTTTTATAAATTTTACAAACCACTGCAACAAAAAGCACTAAAAAAAGCAAACAAAATTATATGTGCGTCACCACAGTATCTTGAAAGCTCTTTGCAATTAAAAGAGGTTCAAAAAAAGGCGGTTATTATCCCATTGGGGCTTGGTATCAAAAGGTTAAAAGCTGACTCTACAGATAAAGCCTTTAACA
This window encodes:
- a CDS encoding glycosyltransferase, with translation MAYSKIKEAINVKLVIAGSKDKDDKIDEIVESLNLRPYIVDITSPSDEIIINLYQNAKLFVFPSLFEGFGLPPLEALSLGCPVVASNIPVLREILGEKIACFNPYDIEDMIEKLLSAITNENSRIDLLKAGKNRLKLFDKDKIIDEHIDLFNEILVEGK
- a CDS encoding glycosyltransferase → MKVLHLGKFCPPNEGGIELFSYDLLEYLNFKGIKADLLCFDYNNKNSNYRLFDYYGCKMNIKLNSAPISYNYLKNFFKIAEEYDIIHSHVPNPLADFLSLFTNKKLIIHWHSDIVKQKIFYKFYKPLQQKALKKANKIICASPQYLESSLQLKEVQKKAVIIPLGLGIKRLKADSTDKAFNKISNIVKDKKIILALGRLVEYKGFEYLVEAGKYIREDAIIFIAGGGPLYNKLIDKVKSLNLEKKVYILGRVDNIKPFMELCDIFCLPSITKNEAFGLVLVEALYFGKPLVTTDVEGSGMSYVNQNGVTGLVVPPRDPKNAYERFKEFEISNIGDKVINLYKEVLNC